Proteins encoded together in one Rutidosis leptorrhynchoides isolate AG116_Rl617_1_P2 unplaced genomic scaffold, CSIRO_AGI_Rlap_v1 contig252, whole genome shotgun sequence window:
- the LOC139882279 gene encoding VQ motif-containing protein 9, translating to MEKSCQSSEQQQQQLQSSTSNGGSSSNNNNNSDQYLKQLNKLSHKISKPSTTTNTTLLKNANFDHSQNQNQNIQPPPPPPSSLIQSQPSNLHQPQHHQPPVYNINKNDFRDVVQKLTGSPAHDRFSNPPPIQQPKQHSSRLHRIRPPPLSHVTNRPPPMMGCPPFPQPANNADSVNGMLGAMNPNHSMPSFMTRSSAPLSPLPPFPAVHAAAESPISAYMRCLQSYGFDPNPRQQSFSGFSPLAPLVSPRWNGLAPPPQQHQPPPRTPPNQQFAAVPPGASLSQPPPFQFQPPTSPLPFGCLGSPKMPYPCLSPGAGQSGFPLSPTVAAVPSPKYRGI from the coding sequence ATGGAAAAAAGCTGTCAGTCAAgtgagcagcagcagcagcagcttcAATCCAGTACTAGTAATGGTGGAAGCagtagcaacaacaacaacaactcagATCAGTATCTCAAACAGCTAAACAAGCTTTCTCATAAGATCTCTAAGCCATCCACCACCACGAACACTACTCTTCTTAAGAATGCAAACTTTGACCACAGTCAAAATCAAAATCAGAAcatccaaccaccaccaccaccaccatcctcTCTGATTCAATCTCAGCCGTCCAATctacaccaacctcagcaccatcAGCCTCCAGTCTACAACATCAACAAGAATGATTTCCGTGACGTCGTGCAGAAGCTCACTGGTTCGCCGGCTCACGACCGCTTCTCTAACCCGCCGCCGATTCAGCAGCCCAAGCAGCATAGCTCGAGGTTGCACAGAATCCGACCGCCTCCTCTTTCCCATGTCACCAACCGTCCGCCTCCTATGATGGGGTGTCCGCCGTTCCCTCAGCCTGCCAACAACGCTGACTCGGTCAATGGGATGTTGGGCGCCATGAACCCTAACCATTCCATGCCGAGTTTCATGACGAGGTCATCGGCGCCGCTATCCCCGCTTCCGCCATTCCCGGCGGTCCATGCGGCGGCGGAATCTCCAATCTCTGCTTACATGCGGTGTCTTCAGTCGTACGGGTTCGACCCAAACCCTAGACAGCAGTCGTTTTCTGGGTTCTCACCGTTGGCACCGTTGGTTTCTCCCCGCTGGAACGGCTTAGCTCCACCACCGCAGCAACACCAGCCACCACCGCGAACACCTCCGAACCAACAATTCGCAGCGGTTCCTCCTGGAGCATCGTTGTCCCAGCCGCCACCGTTCCAGTTTCAGCCGCCAACCTCACCGCTGCCTTTTGGTTGCTTAGGCTCCCCAAAGATGCCGTATCCTTGCCTATCTCCAGGTGCCGGTCAGTCAGGATTTCCCCTCTCGCCGACGGTGGCCGCCGTGCCAAGCCCGAAATATAGAGGGATTTGA